One window of the Carassius auratus strain Wakin unplaced genomic scaffold, ASM336829v1 scaf_tig00024766, whole genome shotgun sequence genome contains the following:
- the LOC113078238 gene encoding uncharacterized protein LOC113078238, which produces MEEQSNQVNKDWSDLDESEGSVFVPSVEESTDDEDLDSEESQLEQTIRKTAQSKLARHLERSHSNETEVAKAFSFPKRSKERRILLEQLRNQGNYYHNIKVLETGRGEIITWRQPTEDADISEFLPCPDCLAFFMKKDLWKHSKTCRGQRDVKRSRGERIGYSLKKACQLSLGQSLMAGDRDTEKKLKNFIKLIDSHWQASQECGAGLKQLKENVNGAEWKILAETLLCQIILFNRRREGEASKLLLASYVNRNVKPPNEDVVKSLTKLERELCNELTRLEIRGKRGKKVPVLLTKDMLESMDLLNESRSTVGIDEANPYVFARLGALTHIRGSDCLRKFSKTCGAKDPRSLTSTKLRKQIATLSQIMNLKNNELDQLAKFLGHDIRVHREYYRLSENTIQLAKVSKLLLSLEKGSDCYKGKSLEEITFSTEETENDRSPASRGLREHECRTTEADASEKDDEPSTSVKTVERKRRVTETDGLQKEDEEPSTSVKTVKRKRRVTETGKQSVYRLDM; this is translated from the exons gagcaatcGAACCAGGTCAACAAGGACTGGAGTGATCTGGATGAGAGCGAAGGCTCAGTCTTTGTTCCTTCAGTGGAGGAGTCTACTGATGATGAAGACCTCGATTCAGAAGAGTCCCAGCTTGAACAGACCATTCGAAAGACT GCACAAAGCAAGCTTGCTAGACATCTTGAAAGAAGTCATTCCAATGAAACAGAAGTTGCTAAAGCCTTTAGTTTTCCTAAACGTTCAAAGGAACGCAGGATTCTTCTGGAACAGCTCCGGAACCAGGGTAATTATTATCATAACATCAAAGTCTTGGAAACCGGACGTGGAGAGATCATTACCTGGAGACAACCAACTGAAGATGCAGACATTTCTGAGTTCCTTCCCTGCCCGGATTGTCTGGCCTTCTTCATGAAGAAAGACCTGTGGAAACACTCTAAGACGTGTCGAGGACAGCGGGATGTGAAGAGAAGCAGAGGAGAGCGA ATCGGATACTCGCTGAAGAAAGCCTGTCAGCTTAGTTTGGGACAGAGTTTAATGGCAGGGGACAGAGACACTGAGAAGAAGCTGAAAAACTTCATCAAGCTCATTGACAGTCATTGGC AAGCATCTCAAGAGTGTGGAGCAGGTCTCAAACAACTCAAAGAGAACGTGAATGGCGCCGAGTGGAAAATCTTGGCTGAGACGTTACTCTGTCAAATCATTCTTTTTAATCGGAGACGTGAAGGTGAGGCATCCAAACTGCTCCTTGCATCATACGTGAATCGAAACGTGAAGCCTCCTAATGAAGATGTGGTCAAATCTCTGACTAAATTAGAGCGGGAGCTGTGCAATGAGCTGACTCGATTAGAGATCCGAGGGAAGAGAGGTAAGAAAGTGCCTGTCCTGCTGACCAAGGACATGCTGGAGTCCATGGACCTGCTGAATGAAAGCAGGAGCACAGTGGGCATCGATGAAGCCAATCCTTACGTCTTTGCAAGACTGGGGGCTTTAACGCACATCCGTGGATCAGACTGTTTGAGGAAGTTTTCCAAAACGTGTGGCGCAAAAGACCCCAGGAGCCTTACATCGACCAAATTAAGGAAACAAATAGCAACTCTGAGTCAGATcatgaatttaaaaaacaatgaaCTCGACCAATTGGCCAAATTCCTGGGACACGACATTAGAGTGCACCGCGAGTATTACAGACTGTCCGAGAATACAATCCAACTCGCTAAAGTTAGCAAGCTGCTTCTGTCTCTAGAAAAGGGATCTGATTGTTACAAAGGAAAATCTTTGGAAGAGATTACATTTAGTACAGAGG AGACTGAGAATGACAGAAGCCCTGCTTCCAGAGGCCTGCGAGAGCATGAATGCAGAACCACAGAAGCAG ATGCTTCAGAGAAAGATGATGAACCCTCTACCTCAGTAAAGACAGTCGAGCGCAAGCGTCGCGTCACAGAAACTG ACGGTTTACAGAAAGAAGATGAAGAACCCTCTACCTCAGTAAAGACAGTCAAGCGCAAGCGTCGCGTCACAGAAACTGGTAAGCAGTCAGTATATCGGTTAGACATGTGA